A window of Populus trichocarpa isolate Nisqually-1 chromosome 17, P.trichocarpa_v4.1, whole genome shotgun sequence genomic DNA:
TGTAAAAAGAGAGGCCTAAGCATGGCCTCCATGCTTTTCTTCACCAACAGCAGCAGTAGCAGAAACGTAATACGCAACGCAAAAAAGCCCATGGACAAAGCACAGAATGCCTCCAATCGAAAAGAAATGATGATGTGTGAAACCACAAGAGGCTCTTGACTTGTTGTTTGACATTGTGCCAATCACTAGCATGGATAATCCAACAGCCAATATGATCCTGCCCAGATAATTAGATGTAGAAACTTCATTGCTTAATCACTAATACTGAACTAATCCACTAATTATAGGCTGATTAGTTCAAGCTACACAATCAAGACGTAATTAGCTTGTTAACTCAGCTTGGAATCAAGAAAATGTTCATGCAACTTCACTTACCAGGTAAAGAGGAAGCATGCCACAGACAGTTGTCTATTAGGAGATGCTCTTTGGAGCTCTTCTTGAGAACAAATGCACATGCACCCACCAAGCAAGTTAGCAATAACATGGGCTAGTCCTAGAACTCCTGCTGCTGCTAACCCTAGCTTGAAAGCATCCTGGCTTGGATCTCTGCACTCAAATATCCAAAGCCTCAAGTGCTTAACCTGTAACAAAAATGAAATGGCAATTATGAGTCATATATGTGTGTATGGCTACTATAAGATATAAagataactaatatatatataaaaaaacatgttatggCTTGGATTAACATGCCTTGTTTTGTGCAATATCAGCTTGGATGCCAAGAATACCAGCTACTACATCCATGGCAACAATCAACAGACAAACAAGTACACCTCctattttaaccatttttttctcaaaaaggAGGGAAAATGGAGCACACTCTCTAAATATATCTTGTTGAGACTAAGATTTAGATGATGGGAAACAGGATATGAACAAAGTCTAATATAAAGAGTGGTAAAGGGAGAAGAAAATGTGATTAGCTGGGATAAGTTAGCAAAAGCTTCTTTTGTCCCAACAGTGGAAACTTTACCTTGTGTCTGctttctcctccttttcttttctctccttggATTCCTTTGATGGGGGAGCAAGAAAAGAAGGGTATAAACCAGCTCATAGAGGAACGTGCCTAGGCATCTAGCAAGCAAGCTAACAATGGCCCAGCGATCTTTGTGATTTCTGACTTTACAAGTATTTCTGTATGTGTAGATAGGCAAGAAGGGAACAATTGGAagctttttacttaaaataattgCCACCATTATCTCCTTACGTTTGATTTAAATAGGTTGATTAAAGCAGTTTCAGATCAAGCCTTGCATATATGCTTGAGGTCAGATTATAATGAGTATGCTTTCCAAAGTTATTATCTAATTGTCtttcaatctaaaataaatttatcagatttttatttttttcaatatatcaGTTTAGATGTGTAAAAAACATGTCTTTAAATTTATACCTTCATTTAAAaacaagctctttttttttcatttaaatcccaacgttaaatcatgaaaaaacatttagtTGTTTTGGCAAATAAACTCCAAATTAAAGTCTTAATATCATAAacaattatttagttttttgtaaCTAAATAACTCTACTCGTAATTGTTAAACCCAATTTAGcttcagcaaaaaaaaattgagaatttaaatttgatacaagataaatttttagttgaataaaataaaatattaacccAGTAAAATCTAGTTGATTTAGCTAATTTTCAgtaattcaataaattcaatatcaaatctatattaagagtttttttttataagaagaacaaaatgataatattttaataaaaataattaatctaattaatatttttatcggttTAGTTTCCTTAACAAGTATGAAAAATCATGGGTGTACTTGTGCCACcacttatatttgtttatgatCCGGTAAGAAGAATAATGACATTAataaccatctagtaggtgatCCAATGATAAAAGTTTGGAATTAAAGGATTATTTTCTCTATGGTCTCAGACTTGAatcttgtggttgctaatatgatggccactggaagtttacatggtcgttagtTTCAGGGCTTATGGAATTAAtcaaggtgcgcgcaaactaGTCCGAACAccaactttaattaaaaaaaaaatgacattgaTGATT
This region includes:
- the LOC18107015 gene encoding protein VASCULATURE COMPLEXITY AND CONNECTIVITY, which produces MVKIGGVLVCLLIVAMDVVAGILGIQADIAQNKVKHLRLWIFECRDPSQDAFKLGLAAAGVLGLAHVIANLLGGCMCICSQEELQRASPNRQLSVACFLFTWIILAVGLSMLVIGTMSNNKSRASCGFTHHHFFSIGGILCFVHGLFCVAYYVSATAAVGEEKHGGHA